The following coding sequences are from one bacterium SCSIO 12741 window:
- a CDS encoding DUF4178 domain-containing protein, which yields MGWFGNSDKDKRKFTRTHIPEKTVSDLKLGDQFDFDGKTWKVKEEYEYDWGNECFTSEFKITSGSIESFLYMEENDDGLEIILSRNLPLAELDTDLGTKIDLTGSPDESYEYEGETYHFDEESSGYYRNVSTTSPEESEEFISWSYYDESEKLVLIVEQWGDEEFEASIGKVVSADQFKNIKPKPGIR from the coding sequence ATGGGCTGGTTTGGCAATTCTGATAAAGACAAAAGGAAATTTACCCGAACCCATATTCCGGAAAAGACCGTGAGCGATCTAAAACTGGGAGACCAGTTTGATTTCGACGGAAAGACGTGGAAGGTCAAAGAGGAATACGAGTACGATTGGGGGAATGAGTGTTTTACATCAGAATTTAAGATCACCTCTGGTAGCATCGAATCCTTCCTGTATATGGAAGAAAACGACGATGGACTGGAAATAATCTTGAGCCGCAACCTGCCATTAGCCGAATTGGACACCGACTTAGGTACCAAAATTGATTTGACCGGATCTCCGGATGAATCCTATGAATACGAAGGTGAAACCTATCATTTTGATGAAGAGTCCTCTGGCTATTACCGGAACGTTAGCACTACAAGTCCTGAAGAATCAGAAGAATTTATCTCCTGGAGCTATTACGACGAATCAGAAAAACTCGTTCTGATTGTGGAGCAATGGGGAGACGAAGAATTTGAAGCTTCAATTGGTAAAGTGGTATCGGCGGATCAGTTCAAGAATATTAAACCAAAACCCGGTATACGATGA
- the htpG gene encoding molecular chaperone HtpG translates to MASGKINVQADNIFPIIKKFLYSDHEIFLRELVSNAVDATQKLKTLSNLGEFKGEMGDTTIQVAVNKEAKTITITDRGIGMSEEEVEKYLNQVAFSGAEEFVQKYEGQAEQIIGHFGLGFYSAFMVADKVVVNTKSHTDAPAVIWECEGDPEFTVSPSDKTDRGTEITLHIAEDSLEFLEDNRISGILDKYCKFLPVSIQFGEKSNWIDDPEGNKDEEGNVKKVEEKVANVVNNPAPAWTKKPMDLTSEDYNSFYRELYPTTFEEPLFNIHLNVDYPFNLTGILYFPKLSNAHNLQLQKNKIQLYSNQVFITDSVEGIVPEFLTLLHGVIDSPDIPLNVSRSYLQSDGNVKKISGHITKKVADKLQSMFKKDREDFESKWDDIRIFMEYGMLTEEKFFDKSKASYLLKGIDDSYHTLEEYQEKIKENQTDKDGNQIVLYTSDKEEQHTYIEAAKAKGYEVVQLAGPLVSHLIQQLEGKMEKLRFARIDSDTLEKLIQKEEVSKHNLTDDQEKSLSELIEKVAGKEKFSVAIENLNEAESPLLITRPEFMRRMKEQSEVGGGMMGMGNLPEMMNLVVNANHPLISKMLIESDESKQENLAKQAVDLALLSQGMLTGQALTDFIKRSVDLID, encoded by the coding sequence ATGGCAAGCGGTAAAATAAACGTACAAGCTGATAACATTTTTCCTATCATCAAGAAGTTCCTCTACTCGGATCACGAAATATTTCTGAGAGAGTTAGTTTCCAACGCAGTAGATGCTACTCAAAAACTTAAAACCCTGAGCAATTTGGGTGAGTTTAAAGGGGAAATGGGTGACACCACCATCCAGGTTGCAGTGAACAAAGAGGCCAAAACCATTACCATCACAGACCGCGGTATTGGAATGAGCGAAGAGGAAGTGGAAAAATACCTAAACCAGGTTGCCTTCTCCGGAGCAGAAGAGTTCGTTCAGAAATACGAAGGACAGGCAGAGCAAATCATTGGTCACTTTGGATTGGGATTCTATTCAGCCTTTATGGTTGCCGACAAAGTAGTGGTCAATACCAAGTCTCATACAGATGCACCTGCCGTTATATGGGAATGTGAAGGAGACCCTGAATTTACGGTTTCTCCATCCGATAAAACGGATCGTGGAACGGAAATCACGCTTCACATTGCTGAAGACAGTTTGGAGTTTTTGGAAGATAACCGCATTTCAGGTATCCTCGATAAGTACTGTAAATTCTTGCCTGTATCCATTCAGTTTGGAGAGAAATCCAATTGGATTGACGATCCAGAAGGAAACAAAGACGAAGAAGGAAATGTAAAGAAGGTAGAGGAAAAAGTAGCCAACGTGGTGAACAATCCTGCTCCTGCCTGGACCAAAAAGCCGATGGATTTGACCTCGGAGGATTACAACAGCTTCTACCGTGAGTTGTATCCAACTACCTTCGAAGAGCCATTGTTCAACATTCACTTGAACGTTGATTACCCCTTCAACCTGACTGGAATTCTATACTTCCCAAAGCTGAGCAATGCGCATAACCTGCAATTGCAGAAAAACAAAATTCAGCTTTACAGCAACCAGGTATTCATTACTGATAGCGTAGAGGGAATTGTCCCTGAATTTTTGACCCTACTTCACGGTGTAATTGACTCTCCGGATATTCCATTGAACGTATCGCGTTCTTACCTGCAGAGCGACGGAAACGTGAAAAAGATCAGTGGACATATTACCAAAAAGGTAGCTGATAAGCTTCAGTCCATGTTCAAAAAAGACCGTGAAGATTTTGAAAGCAAATGGGATGATATCCGCATCTTCATGGAATACGGAATGCTTACTGAAGAAAAATTCTTCGACAAGTCCAAGGCTTCTTACTTGCTAAAAGGCATCGACGATAGCTACCACACGCTGGAAGAATACCAGGAAAAAATCAAAGAAAATCAAACGGATAAAGACGGTAATCAAATCGTTCTTTACACTTCGGATAAAGAAGAACAACATACCTATATCGAGGCTGCAAAAGCCAAAGGTTATGAAGTAGTTCAGCTGGCTGGTCCATTGGTATCTCACCTCATCCAGCAGTTGGAAGGTAAAATGGAAAAACTACGTTTTGCCCGCATCGATTCCGATACCCTTGAAAAATTGATCCAGAAAGAAGAGGTAAGCAAACACAACCTGACCGATGATCAGGAGAAGTCACTTTCTGAATTGATCGAAAAAGTTGCGGGTAAAGAAAAATTCAGCGTAGCGATCGAAAACCTGAATGAAGCGGAAAGTCCCTTGTTGATCACTCGTCCTGAGTTTATGCGTCGAATGAAAGAGCAGAGCGAAGTTGGCGGTGGCATGATGGGTATGGGCAACCTGCCAGAAATGATGAATCTGGTTGTGAATGCCAATCACCCATTGATTAGCAAAATGTTGATTGAATCGGATGAGAGTAAGCAGGAAAACCTGGCCAAACAAGCGGTGGACCTGGCTCTTTTATCGCAGGGAATGCTCACTGGGCAAGCCCTAACCGATTTTATTAAGCGAAGTGTGGATTTGATCGATTAA
- the bioA gene encoding adenosylmethionine--8-amino-7-oxononanoate transaminase: MNDLLERDKRLVWHPYSQAKTAGDPIAITHGKDEFLFDADGKKYIDAVSSWWVTLHGHSNQHIADTIHKQLQTLEHVIFSGFTHEPAVELCERLLPLLPNSQSRFFFSDNGSTAVEIGLKMAIQFFKNKGEKRTKIIALEGAFHGETFGTMSIGDSEFLAGLYSEYLFDVIHIPVPYEGDENRSLEALKKVLDEHEVAAFIYEPLVQGASGMRMYSPAGLDGLIRACQSEGVFCIADEVMTGFYRTGKKFASDWLETDPDIMALSKGLTGGTLPLALTTCTEEVFMGFYSDDVTKTLYHGHSYTGNPVGCAAALASLDLMVKPETEEKVNRIAQKHEAFAQKLESHPRVKHVRARGTILALEVKTTGETSYFNSIRDILYNFYLERGVLLRPLGNVVYILPPLCTSNESLEKIYETILHSLDEL, translated from the coding sequence ATGAATGATTTATTAGAACGGGATAAGCGCTTAGTTTGGCATCCCTATTCTCAAGCCAAAACGGCTGGAGACCCTATTGCTATAACCCATGGAAAGGATGAATTTCTGTTTGATGCGGATGGCAAAAAATACATTGACGCCGTATCCTCCTGGTGGGTGACTTTGCACGGGCACTCGAATCAACATATTGCTGATACGATTCACAAGCAGCTTCAAACCCTGGAGCACGTAATCTTCTCCGGTTTCACTCATGAACCAGCCGTAGAACTTTGCGAACGTCTTTTACCTCTTTTACCGAATAGTCAAAGTCGTTTCTTCTTTTCCGACAATGGCTCAACTGCTGTAGAAATCGGGTTGAAGATGGCCATTCAATTCTTCAAGAATAAGGGAGAAAAGCGAACCAAGATTATTGCTTTGGAAGGCGCTTTTCATGGGGAAACGTTTGGAACCATGTCTATCGGAGACTCCGAATTTTTGGCTGGGCTCTACTCCGAATACCTATTCGATGTAATTCATATTCCGGTTCCTTACGAAGGGGATGAAAACCGTTCACTTGAAGCTTTGAAAAAAGTGCTTGACGAACATGAGGTGGCGGCCTTTATCTATGAACCCTTAGTTCAAGGAGCATCAGGTATGCGTATGTATTCTCCAGCTGGGCTGGATGGATTGATTCGCGCTTGTCAAAGTGAAGGTGTATTCTGTATTGCTGATGAGGTGATGACCGGATTTTACCGAACTGGAAAAAAGTTTGCCTCCGATTGGCTCGAAACGGATCCAGATATCATGGCCCTGTCGAAAGGCTTAACGGGAGGAACACTTCCCCTCGCCTTGACCACGTGTACCGAGGAAGTTTTTATGGGCTTCTACTCTGACGACGTGACCAAAACTTTGTACCACGGACATTCCTACACCGGAAACCCGGTAGGGTGTGCTGCTGCGTTGGCCAGTTTAGACCTAATGGTTAAGCCTGAAACAGAGGAAAAGGTGAATCGAATTGCTCAAAAGCATGAAGCCTTTGCTCAAAAACTGGAAAGTCATCCTCGCGTGAAGCACGTAAGAGCCCGAGGAACCATTTTGGCCCTGGAGGTAAAAACCACTGGAGAAACGAGCTACTTCAACTCCATTCGGGATATTCTGTACAACTTTTACCTCGAGCGCGGCGTCCTGCTTCGTCCACTCGGAAATGTGGTCTACATTCTTCCTCCACTGTGCACCTCTAATGAGTCTTTGGAGAAAATTTACGAGACCATCCTTCATTCCCTGGATGAGCTTTAA
- a CDS encoding beta-ketoacyl synthase, protein MTLRFENIGIRNWGSLSPLGHTAEQIVEAYRNGESALVRKTFDDQEFWVGSLEDSTEKIVSQIRDENRNYERLDRSVLLALYASRQAASVLTEESRKECGVFIGSSRGATETWEREHERFLTHEQQKTHPLTSPLTTLGNLSYWVAQDLRSQHYNSSLSITCSTSLHALVNACMWLQNGEGKYFLAGGSEAALTPFTMAQMKAIKALQTDTTQEFPCQSMVWDKTQNTMVLGEGAAMALLERNPEPENVLAYVKQIGVARESIDGHTSIDRDGQGLYEAMKAATDGIPLNEIDAVVLHAPGTKAGDLAERTAIERLFGPEIPALTSNKWKIGHTFGASGMLSLEMAVNILSEQYFIQNPLYSCNLTGPINRILVNAIGFGGNAISVLIQRNWEKLHGN, encoded by the coding sequence TTGACCTTGCGATTTGAAAATATAGGGATTCGGAATTGGGGAAGTCTGTCTCCTCTTGGGCATACAGCTGAACAAATTGTTGAAGCTTATAGAAATGGCGAATCAGCTTTGGTTCGCAAAACTTTTGATGACCAAGAATTTTGGGTAGGCTCGCTTGAAGATTCCACAGAAAAGATCGTTTCACAAATTCGGGACGAAAACCGAAATTACGAACGCCTGGATCGGTCGGTTCTTTTGGCACTTTACGCCTCTCGTCAAGCTGCATCTGTGCTCACCGAAGAATCCCGAAAGGAGTGTGGTGTGTTTATTGGGTCCTCAAGAGGCGCTACCGAAACCTGGGAACGTGAGCACGAACGATTTCTCACGCACGAGCAACAGAAAACTCATCCTTTAACCTCTCCACTTACCACCTTGGGAAATCTATCTTATTGGGTAGCCCAGGACTTGAGAAGCCAGCATTACAACAGCTCCTTATCCATTACTTGCAGCACCTCGCTCCACGCTTTGGTCAATGCCTGTATGTGGTTGCAAAATGGAGAGGGGAAATATTTTCTGGCCGGTGGATCAGAAGCGGCGTTAACGCCATTTACCATGGCCCAAATGAAGGCCATCAAAGCGCTTCAGACAGACACCACTCAAGAATTTCCTTGTCAGTCCATGGTTTGGGACAAAACTCAAAACACGATGGTGTTGGGCGAAGGCGCTGCCATGGCCCTACTTGAACGTAATCCTGAACCCGAAAACGTTTTGGCCTACGTAAAACAAATCGGAGTGGCACGAGAATCTATCGACGGACACACTTCCATAGATAGAGACGGCCAAGGCTTATATGAGGCCATGAAAGCAGCCACCGACGGAATACCCTTGAATGAAATTGATGCCGTAGTGCTTCATGCACCGGGAACTAAGGCAGGAGACCTGGCCGAACGAACCGCTATTGAACGCCTTTTTGGCCCTGAGATTCCAGCACTCACCTCCAATAAATGGAAAATTGGACATACGTTTGGAGCCTCAGGAATGCTCAGTCTTGAAATGGCTGTGAATATATTAAGCGAACAATATTTTATCCAAAATCCTTTGTATTCTTGTAATCTAACCGGCCCAATTAATCGAATATTGGTAAATGCAATTGGATTTGGAGGAAATGCAATAAGTGTATTAATCCAAAGAAACTGGGAAAAACTGCATGGAAATTAA
- the bioB gene encoding biotin synthase BioB, translating into MEIKRNWSKEDIYKLYDTPLMDLVFQAAGVHRQMNDPNEIQVSTLLSIKTGNCSEDCGYCPQSARYSTGIENNDLMSVRVVEALAKKAQKEGSSRLCMGAAWRNVRDGEEFDQVVEMVEKVNELGMEVCCTLGMITENQAKRLANAGLYAYNHNIDSSEEYYKKVISTRGYEDRLNTIENVRKTGVTVCSGGIIGMGETKKDRCDMLYTLSLLNPQPESVPINALVAVEGTPLEEQQPVVWHELVRMVATARMILPNSVIRLSAGRTEMSQEAQTLCFMAGASSIFAGEKLLTTPNPERSDDQVLFDILDIRPKAPVKKQKESHEIENMQEKPKWSRPGHVIDRNVKAAEKGKLNRIQETVEAPTLEDNKA; encoded by the coding sequence ATGGAAATTAAAAGAAACTGGTCGAAAGAAGATATATATAAGCTTTATGATACACCCCTTATGGATCTGGTATTCCAGGCCGCTGGAGTGCATCGTCAAATGAATGATCCTAACGAGATTCAGGTAAGTACCCTGCTCTCCATTAAAACAGGTAACTGTTCTGAAGACTGTGGATATTGCCCTCAATCGGCGCGGTACTCTACTGGCATTGAAAACAATGATCTGATGAGCGTTCGCGTGGTTGAAGCCTTGGCCAAAAAGGCACAAAAAGAGGGTTCATCTCGCCTATGTATGGGTGCCGCCTGGAGAAATGTTCGGGATGGAGAAGAGTTTGATCAGGTGGTAGAAATGGTTGAAAAGGTCAATGAACTGGGTATGGAAGTATGCTGCACCCTGGGAATGATTACCGAAAACCAGGCAAAAAGATTGGCCAACGCCGGTTTGTACGCCTACAACCACAATATTGATTCTTCGGAGGAGTATTACAAAAAAGTAATTTCTACCCGTGGTTATGAAGACCGCTTGAATACGATCGAAAACGTTCGAAAAACCGGAGTAACGGTTTGTTCGGGTGGAATTATCGGAATGGGCGAAACGAAGAAGGACCGTTGTGATATGTTGTATACACTTTCACTATTGAATCCTCAGCCTGAGTCCGTACCCATCAATGCACTGGTAGCTGTAGAGGGAACTCCTCTGGAAGAGCAACAGCCGGTAGTATGGCACGAATTGGTGAGAATGGTAGCCACGGCAAGAATGATTCTGCCTAATTCAGTGATCCGTCTTTCAGCGGGTAGAACTGAAATGAGTCAGGAAGCTCAAACGCTTTGCTTTATGGCTGGAGCGTCCTCCATTTTTGCCGGAGAAAAACTGCTTACTACTCCAAACCCGGAAAGAAGCGACGATCAAGTATTGTTCGACATTCTGGACATTCGTCCAAAGGCACCGGTGAAGAAGCAAAAAGAATCGCACGAGATTGAGAACATGCAGGAAAAACCGAAATGGAGTCGTCCTGGTCATGTTATTGATCGCAACGTGAAGGCTGCAGAAAAAGGAAAATTGAACCGCATCCAGGAAACGGTAGAAGCCCCAACCCTGGAAGATAACAAGGCATAA
- a CDS encoding aminotransferase class I/II-fold pyridoxal phosphate-dependent enzyme, with protein MRIPTHIDRKLEEREEANKLRTLRTGLPGQIDFCSNDYLGLSQHPDRNKIKKQFFGAESRAGSGGSRLISGNHALYIQAETHMAAFFQSEDALLFNSGYDANLGIFSSIPQKGDTVIYDEWCHASIRDGIRLSHARSVKFKHNNLMDLRKKMEAAEGNIYIALESVYSMDGDLAPLAGVNRLAEEFGAYVILDEAHSAGLEYLDSVFEKEQQNCFIRMLGLGKAWGTHGGMILCSPEPRIT; from the coding sequence TTGAGAATCCCTACCCACATTGATCGAAAATTGGAAGAACGGGAGGAAGCCAATAAGCTTCGGACCCTTCGCACCGGATTACCCGGACAAATCGATTTTTGCTCGAATGACTACCTGGGTCTGTCTCAGCATCCGGATCGCAACAAAATCAAAAAACAATTTTTTGGGGCAGAGTCCCGAGCAGGTTCCGGTGGGTCCCGGTTGATTTCTGGTAACCATGCCCTGTACATTCAGGCTGAAACCCACATGGCAGCATTTTTCCAATCGGAAGATGCCTTGCTATTTAACTCCGGGTATGACGCTAATCTGGGAATTTTTTCCAGTATTCCTCAAAAAGGCGACACCGTCATTTACGACGAGTGGTGCCACGCTTCCATTCGAGATGGAATTCGACTATCTCATGCCCGATCAGTCAAGTTTAAGCACAACAACTTGATGGATTTGCGCAAAAAAATGGAAGCTGCTGAAGGGAATATCTACATTGCTCTGGAATCGGTGTATTCTATGGATGGCGACCTGGCTCCACTCGCTGGAGTGAATCGATTGGCCGAAGAGTTTGGCGCCTACGTAATTCTTGACGAAGCCCATTCTGCCGGATTAGAATACTTGGATTCGGTATTTGAAAAAGAACAGCAAAATTGTTTTATCCGAATGCTTGGTTTGGGTAAAGCCTGGGGCACACATGGCGGGATGATTTTATGCTCCCCAGAACCAAGGATTACCTGA
- the pepE gene encoding dipeptidase PepE: MSDLNLRLLSNSTLPGQPYFAWPKPYLGEFFEPIDEILFVPFAGVTITYDEYTEMLQKAIQEFDVKVIGIHTCENPVEAVQNAKAIAVGGGNTFHLFHELHRLNLMSEIQAACHRGVPYIGWSAGSNTACPFLHTTNDMPIIQPESFEGLNLLPFQINVHYTDKTLEGHGGESRDTRLAEYRVLHPNLPLIGLPEGDLIEVKGNLYNLVGAFPMKVWLPGQKEAMEVAPGIFDPSNW, encoded by the coding sequence ATGAGCGATCTCAATCTACGTCTATTAAGCAATTCTACACTACCAGGTCAACCTTATTTTGCTTGGCCCAAACCCTATTTGGGAGAATTTTTTGAACCGATAGATGAGATCCTCTTTGTTCCTTTTGCTGGCGTTACCATCACCTATGATGAGTATACGGAGATGCTTCAGAAGGCCATTCAGGAATTCGATGTAAAGGTGATTGGCATACACACTTGTGAAAATCCTGTGGAAGCGGTTCAAAATGCAAAGGCCATTGCTGTTGGGGGAGGAAATACCTTCCACCTTTTCCATGAGTTACACCGGCTAAACTTGATGAGTGAGATTCAGGCGGCGTGCCATCGTGGAGTACCCTACATCGGATGGAGTGCAGGATCTAATACGGCTTGCCCGTTTTTGCATACGACCAACGATATGCCCATTATTCAACCGGAAAGCTTTGAGGGCTTAAATCTGTTGCCCTTTCAAATCAACGTACATTACACCGATAAAACCCTGGAAGGCCATGGAGGAGAATCCCGAGATACTCGTTTGGCAGAATACCGCGTACTTCATCCTAATTTACCCTTGATCGGATTACCTGAAGGTGATTTAATCGAAGTTAAAGGAAACCTATACAATTTGGTGGGTGCGTTTCCTATGAAGGTATGGTTGCCTGGACAAAAAGAGGCAATGGAGGTAGCTCCTGGGATTTTTGACCCTTCGAACTGGTAA
- the bioD gene encoding dethiobiotin synthase codes for MKHTFFVSGIGTEIGKTVSSAILTEALKADYWKPIQAGELDYSDSHKIEEWVSHPQLHIHPERHRLEHPMSPHAAAARENVQIEIKDFKTPEPVNSTLLIEGAGGLLVPLNDTITLLDLIQELQVPVILISRYYLGSINHTLLSAEVLKNRGIEVAGIVFNGEENAESKSVILDMTGLKELGCIPELEEVTPETIKQAADQLRPQLLKSLFNE; via the coding sequence ATGAAGCACACATTTTTTGTCTCCGGGATCGGAACGGAAATCGGAAAAACCGTTAGCAGCGCCATCTTAACCGAGGCTCTGAAAGCAGATTACTGGAAACCCATTCAGGCTGGAGAACTCGATTATTCAGACAGCCATAAGATTGAAGAATGGGTAAGCCACCCTCAATTACATATTCACCCGGAACGCCATCGCCTGGAACATCCCATGTCTCCTCATGCCGCAGCAGCCCGGGAGAATGTTCAAATTGAGATCAAGGACTTTAAAACTCCAGAACCCGTAAATTCTACCCTGCTCATTGAGGGAGCAGGTGGATTGCTGGTTCCCTTAAACGATACCATTACCCTACTTGATTTGATTCAGGAGCTCCAGGTTCCTGTTATCTTGATCTCTCGGTATTACTTGGGCAGTATTAACCACACCCTGCTTTCTGCCGAAGTATTAAAAAATCGCGGAATTGAAGTCGCGGGTATCGTATTCAACGGAGAAGAAAACGCTGAAAGTAAATCCGTCATTTTGGACATGACTGGATTAAAAGAATTGGGTTGCATTCCTGAGTTAGAGGAAGTAACTCCTGAAACCATCAAACAAGCCGCCGATCAATTGAGACCCCAACTTTTAAAATCGCTTTTCAATGAATGA